Part of the Labilibaculum antarcticum genome, ACTTGTCTTTTGTGGCATTCAATTCTTTCAATTGCAGGTTTTGACATTTGATTTTTTCGTTTTGTTGAGTTAGTAATCTGTTCGTTTTGGCATTAAGTAAAAATCGATAAACAAAAATTGTTATTATCGTTCCCATTATTATTTCAATGAAAACAAACCACCAAGTCATGTAAAATGGTGGGAATATTTCAATGAAAAGTTCTTTTGAATGCTTATTCCATTGTCCATCTTGATTTTGAGCTTTAACCTGCAAAACATATTCTCCCGGAGAGAGATTGGAGTAGGAGACATAGTTGCGATTTCCAGAATTAACCCACTTCTTTTCGAGACCTTGCAGCCGATAGGTGTAGTTGATTTTATCGGAAGAATAGGAGGATAAAGACGAAAATTCTATGGAGAAGAATCGTTGATCGTATTCTAGTTCAATACTATCGGTGTAAGCAATACTCTTTTTGAGATAATAGGAATCGCTTTCTTTGGAGTATTGAATTTGATTATTGAAATTTTCAGCATTAGAGTTATCAACCAGAACTTCCTGTCCATGAATTTCCAGTTTGGTAAGAACAATATTATAAGATCTTTCTTCGATGAATTTTAAATTCGGATCAATAACATTTAAACCATAAACACCCCCAAAATATAACTTTCCACTTTTCCCTTTGTGATAAGCTCCGCCATTAAATTCTTTACTTTGTAATCCATCATCAACGGTAAAGTTTTTTACAGAATAATCTTGTGTTGAAAATTTAGCAATTCCATTATTAGTACTCAACCAGAGGTTTCCGAATGCATCAGGTAAAACTCCATAAACAACATTGTTGGGTAATCCTTCTTCAATGCCAAAATGAGAAAACAGACCGGTTTGGGAATCGAAACGATTTAATTTAGTATTGGTTCCCAGCCAAAATATACCATCCTCGTCCTCGTAAACAGAGAAAACAACATTATCTGACAAACCATTTTTAGTGTTGTCGTAGTATTGATAACTTTTAAATGTGTTGTTTTTTTTATCGTATATGTTTACGCCACCTCCGTATGTGCCAATCCATAACAGGCCTTTCGAATCTTCATATATCGAAGAATAAATAAAGTTGTGCGATAGGCTTTTTGTATCTCCGTCTATGTGTTTGTACTGGGTGAATTTATTGGTTTTATCATGGTAACGATTTAGACCGCCTCGGGTTCCAACCCAAATAATCCCTTCACTGTCTTCAAAAATTACCCGAACAGAATTGTCACAAAGAGAAGTACTGTCATTCGAGATGTGTTTGTATTGAGTTTTATTACCTGTAAAAGGGTTTAGCTTGAATAATCCTTCACCATCTGTTCCTATCCAAATATTATTTTTTCTGTCTTCAAACACCTTTCGTATTGCCGAATAGGGATCATTAACTGATTTTCGCACATCGTAATGAACGAAACTATCCCTTTTTACGATGTATTTTGAAATTCCCTTGTTGTTTGTTCCAATCCAAAGGTCACCATTGTGATCTTCCCATGTAGACCAGACAAAGTTGCTGGCTAAACTGTTTTCACTTAAGGGATTATTTTTAAAGAGTTCAAATTTATGTGATTGGGGATTGTATATACTGATTCCTGCGCCAAATGTTCCAATCCAAATAATTCCATTTCTATCTTCATAAATACAGTTTATTGAGTTCTCTGATAAACTTTGAGGATCTGCAGAATTGTTTGTATCGTGCGATGTTTGATTGCTTACTGGATTAATCCGATAGATTCCAGATCCGAACGTGCCAAACCAGATTTCTTCATTGCTGCTTTTAAGTATTGGTTTGTTTGTACTTATCGAAAGACTGTTGGTTACTTCAAACGACTTTACTGCTTTGTGGAATATTTTGGAAGAATTATCTGTTTTGAATAGTGCTTTATTAGTCACAATCCATAAGCTATTTATCCTGTCTGGCAAAAGGTTTTCTATATGCAGTCCGTTTAAAAAGAGTTGTGCATTTTCAGTTAATGAATCTCTTGAAATAGAAAGTAAACCATTGCTGGTTCCAACCCATAAATAATTATCAGCGCTTGCAAGACTTGTTACATTCCATTTTGAATCAGATTTTGGTAATTCTATTTCTTTGAATGATTTTTTTTCAGAATCGTAATGAAAAAGCCCAAGTTTAGTGCCGATCCAGAAGTTTTTGGTATCCGCAAGAAAACAATTGATTTTTGAATCTAAGCCTTTAGGATAATTATGCTTTTCAATAGTTCCCTGTTTAGTATTAATGCAGGTAATTCCTTTCAGACTGCCTACCCACAACCGATTATTTTGATCTTCATATAGATGAGTGATCGTGTCATTACTTAATTGATTATTGGGTTCTATGCCTCTGTACTGAGTGAAAATTTCGCTTACCGGATTAAATTGGGTTAATCCACCTCTGGAACCAAACCATAAATTTCCCGAACGATCTTCAAGTACTTGTTCAATCCATTTGTTTGAGATGCTATTGGAGTTTTCAGGATCGCTTCGGTAAATTGTAAAGTTTTTACCATCGTAACGATTCAATCCATCTTCTGTGCCAAACCACATAAACCCTTTCGAATCCTGAAAAATACAATAGACGGAGCTGAGTGACAGACCTTCATTGATGGTAATTCTCTTGAATCGAATATTATTTTGTTGAGAAAAAAGGGTAAGAGTACAAAATAGCCCAACAAATAATAGAATCAGTTTAGATCTGGTCATTGGATGCGGAGGTTTTTGTTTGTTATACAAATTAGTGAAAAATTGTGAAAGTTTCTTATTGCTGAATGGGCAATTGTTGGAGATATTTTTGAGAAAATAATTAAAAGATGTTATGCTATGTAATATAGAATACATACTTTTATTACTTGTTAAGTATTAATTAAATCACACAAAAAAATCACACATGGAATTAATTAACCTACCAAAACCAGATCGCAGCAAATCTGGTTTAAGTAAAGTAAAAGTCATTATGGGGATAGGGCTTTTATTGTTGTCATTCAGTCATTTATGTTTTGGGCAACATAGTAAGACATTTCAAGCAAATTCTATGAGGGTGTTTGAAGGAAATATTTTGAAAGATCCAAATTTGCTAAAATTAAGGGTTAAGAAATCTCAGGTTGGCACATTTTATTTATGTGAAGATTGGAAAAAAACTGATATTTATATGGTGACAGATAGCAGTATTATAAAAGGGATGGAAACTCGAATTGATTTGCGAAGAAATGAGCTGGAAATTAAGTATAAGGGGGAAGTAAAGGTATTGCCGAGCTATCGTATAAGAAGTATCGTTTTTACTGATGATGAGGATTTGTTTGTTACAGAGAATCTATTAAAATCTTCTCAAAAAGGCTTTTATAAAGTATTAATTGATGATGAAAATTCTTTACTATGCAAGTATAATACTAAAGTACAGCCATCAAGTTATAATATGCAATTGGATGCTGGGAAAAAATCAAGTTCAATAATAAAAGTACATAGTTACTTTGTTTGTAAAGGAACCAGCTTAATTGAATTAGGAAAAACGAGAGGTAAATTAAAGAGACAATTTAATGAACAACCTAAATTATATGATTTTATTAAACAGAATAAAATAAATCCTAAAAAGGAAGAAAGCTTAATCTCTTTTGTTGGTTTTTTAAATGAAAATCATTTAAATGCAAACTAGCTTATGTTGAGTGTTGACTTCTTTTACACTAAAAGTTATCTCGTAAGAGGTAACTTTTTTTTATATATTATTATAAAATGAAAACATCACTGCTTGAAATATGTTGTTACTCTGTTCAATCAGCAATTATTGCAGAACAATCTGGTGCTGACCGAATTGAATTGTGTGCAGGTGTTCACGAAGGAGGAACTACCCCTAGTGCTTCCTGCATTAAAATGGCTAAAGAATTAGTAAGAATACCAGTTCATGTAATTGTACGATCGCGTGGTGCTGATTTCTGCTATTCTGATATTGAGTTTGAGTGTATGAAGTTGGATATTAAATACTGTAAAGAAGTAGGAGTGGATGGTGTTGTATCTGGTGTTTTACTTTCTGATGGAAGCATTGATGTGGAAAGAACCAAGGAACTTATCGATTTGGCAAAACCAATGAATTTCACCTTTCACAGAGCTTTTGATATGGTGAAGGATCATTTTAAAGCCTTGGAAGAATTAATAGAGATTGGAGCCGATCGAATTCTCACATCTGGAGGAGAGCAAACTGCAGTATTGGGTCAAGATTTACTGAAAGACTTAGTTGAAAAGGCTAGTGGACGAATAGTGATCATGCCGGGAAGTGGAATAAGTCATGAAAATATTTTGAGTTTAAAAAAACACACTGGTGCTGAAGAGTTTCATTGTTCCGCAAAGTCTTTAGTAAGAGGTAAAATGGAATATCAGAATCCTAAAATAGCAATGGGAGGCGAAGAAAAGGTGCCTGAATTTGAATTTTATGAGGCAGACTCCCAGAAAATTCGTAAAATTGTAAGCATCCTAAAAGCCGAGGACTTATAACTAATTATTCTACTAATGAGGAAGATTTCTATCCTTCTGCTTAGTCTCATTTTCTTTTGGGGCTGTTCCGATGTACATTTTATTCAAGACAGTGCCGTTCGTGCAAAAGTTTCCAAACGATTCGAAAAGCGAAAAGAATTTGCATCTAATCGGTCAAATGAACTTTTCTCTGTATTTCAGAAAAATATTACTACTGAAGAAAAAGAAGCATTACAATTTCTGTATGCCTACATGCCTTTGTGCGATTTGGCTGATTATAATGGTGATTTCTTTTTACAACAAGTGAGATCTTCGTTTGAGGCGAGAGAAAGTTTTGAGTGGGGAAATAAAATTCCTGATGATTTATTTCGCCATTTTGTTTTGCCGTATCGCGTGAATAATGAAAATTTGGATTCAGCCAGATGGGTATTTCTGAAAGAGTTAAAACCAAGATTAAAGGGCATGTCGATGAAAGAAGCTGTGCTCGAAGTGAATCATTGGTGTCACGAAAAAGTAAATTACGCACCAACTGATATTCGCACAAGCGGACCACTTAGCATTGTGAGAACTTCATGGGGCCGATGTGGTGAAGAATCAACATTTACCGTTACTGCTTTACGATCTGTAGGCATTCCTGCCCGTCAGGTTTATACTCCACGTTGGGCTCATAGCGATGACAATCATGCTTGGGTTGAAGTGTGGACAGATGGTAAATGGTCTTATTTGGGAGCTTGTGAGCCCGAACCAGATTTGAATATGGGTTGGTTTACCGAACCTGCCCGCAGAGCAATGCTGGTGCATACCAAGGTTTTTGGTGATTTTGAGGGGAATTATGAAGTTGTAAAGCGTTCAGATAATTTCACTGAGATTAATGTAGTGGAAAACTACGCTGATGTGAAGAAAATTTACGTGCAGGTAGTTGATCAATCAGGTAATTCAGTTGGAAATGCAAAAGTAGATTTCGGACTGTATAACTATGCAGAGTTTTATCCAATTGCCAGTAAGAAAACTGATGCTGATGGATTGACTTACCTAACCACAGGTTTGGGTGATCTATTGATCTGGACCAGTAAAGATGGAGAGTATGCTGGCAGGAAAATCAGCGTTAAGCGAACTGATACGCTTCGTTTGGGATTAGGACGTGGTTTTTACGGAGATAAAATTACCGATTTAAATATGGTTCCTCCGGTAGAGAAAGATCCTTATTCAGTTGATGAGAGCAAAAAGAAGCAAAATGATATTCGCTTGTCTTATGAAGACAGTATTCGCGTGCAATATCGAACTACTTTTATCGATTCAATCACTGCCAGTAGTTTAGCAGAGAAAAAATCTTTGGATTCAGAAATGATCTGGAAGATATTCAAGAAAAGTCAAGGAAACTGGAAGGAGATTCAAAAATTTATTGAAGCTACATCTGCTGAGAATGGTTCTTTTGCAGTAGATCTTCTTAATTTAATTGCTGATAAGGATTTGCGAGACACGCGATCTGAAATCCTATTAGATCATTTGAATAATACGATCGAAAAATACAAGCTGGATGATTACAATTCAAAGGAAGTTTATTTGAACTGTGTTTTGAATCCAAGAATCAGCAACGAGTGGGTAATTGCTTACCGAGGATACTTGCAAAAGGCATTTCAAGATCAATTTACTGGTGAACGGGCAGAGAGAGTTGAGCAAATTAAGCAATGGATTTTAAGCGAAATTCAAATTACGGAAGTGGAAAATTATTACAACTTGCCAATTACTCCTAAAGGTGTTTCTGAATTGAAAATTTCGAATGCAGAGTCTAGGGATGTGTTTTTTGTAGCTGTTTGCAGAAGTTTAGGAATTCCTTCGCGTTTGGAGCCAGCAGAAAAAACACCACAGTATTTCGATGGCAAAGAATGGATGAATGTTTACTTCGAAAAACAAATTGTGAATCAGCCAATTACGGGGTTTGTAATGTTGAATAATACCGCAAAGGATTTTGATCCAGGTTATTATATGCATTTCACCATCGGGAAAATGATTGATGGTGTTTATGAAAGCCTTGATTATGGTTGGGATTTTAAATTATCCGATTTGCCCGCTACATTAGAGTTAGAGGTTGGCAAATACAGATTGGTAACAGGCAAGCGTGGCGCTGACGGGACCGTTTATACACATTTGAATCATTTTGAAATTAAGAAAGATCAGACCACTAAAATTGATTTGGTGTTTAGAGATCCAAAGGTGGAAAGTAAGATGTTGGGTCATTTGGACACTAAAATGATTGTTGCCAATGATAAAGGGGAAGAAGTATCGCTCGGATCATTGGAGAAGCAGAATGCGATTGTATTGATGTGGCTGGAGCCTGGAAAGGAGCCAACTCGTCATTTAATGGAAGAATTTAGAGATACCAAAAAGCGATACCAGGAATGGGATGGGAATATTGTTGTAATACAGGCGGAAGAAATCGCCACGGAGAACTTCTCCGAAGCTTTTTTTGTCAATATGCCATCGAATCACGAGCTGTACAAGGATAAAAATAATGAGTTGATTACACAGGCTAAAAAAGTGTTGGGCATTACAGGTAAAATTGAAAAGCCACTCATATTGGTTTTACATTCCAATGGCGATATTAAATTCGCTTCACGCGGATATAAAATAGGAATACATGAGCATTTGCTTAAAATGCTGGATTAACTTGAATTGAAGAATAAATTCAGAAGATTGCTTCAAAGGAATAAATAAAAATGCCACTTCAATTTGTTGAAGTGGCATTCCTGTTTATTATCTAATTCTTTTTCTAATGTAAAAAGAGATTTTTAATTGTAAAGTTCTTCTGCAAAACTTCCTTCTACTTTGTTGCCCAATAAAAGTTCTTCAATGGTAGCGGCAATATCGGTAAAAGATGTTCTAGTTCCCAAATCAACATTTTGTTTGATGTTTTTACCAAACACCATTATTGGAATGTATTCGCGGGTGTGATCAGTTCCTGGGTAGGTTGGATCACATCCGTGATCGGCGGTTAAAATCAGGATTTCATCCTCTTTTAAATTGGCTTGAATTTGAGGTAAATAACGATCAAATTCCTCCAGGGCTGCTTTGTATCCTTCTGGGTTTCTACGATGTCCAAACATCATGTCGAAATCAACCAGATTTGTGAAAATCAAGCCTTTTGAATCTTCTTTTAAAGCAATTAGGGTTTTATTGATCCCATCTACATTGTCCTTATTGGTTCCGCGGGTATCAGTAATTCCTTGTCCGGCAAAAATATCTTTTGTTTTACCAATACCGATAACATCCAATCCATTAGCACTTAATCGATCGAGAACAGTAGGAGCGGGTGGTAAAACAGAATAATCGTGACGATTCGTTGTTCTGGCAAAATTTCCTTTTCCACTTCCCAAGTATGGACGTGCAATTACACGAGCTACAGGCTCCAATTCAGTGCAAATTTCCAATGCTATTTCACAAGCGCGGTATAATTCTTCTAAAGGAATAATTTCTTCGTGAGCAGCGATTTGAAACACCGGATCGGCAGAAGTATAAATAATCCAGTTGCCCGATTTCATTTGTTCTTCTCCGTATTCATCAAGAATAGCAGTTCCTGAAGCAGGCTTGTTTGCCATTACTTTTCGGCCGGTTCTTTCTTCGAATAACTGAATGGTTTTTTCTGAAAATCCATTCGCATAGGTAGGAAAAGCACGTTCCAGCTTAACTCCGGCAATTTCCCAATGACCAGTTGTTGTGTCTTTGCCTTTCGACGCTTCTGCAGCCTTCCCGTAAGCACCATTTACATTGTTGTTTAAGGCAACACCCATAATATCAGTTAGGTTACCCAAACCTAGTTTTTGCATGTTTGGTAAATGAATACCATTGCAATGTTTGGCTATATTTCCAAATGTATTGGAACCAACATCTCCAAACTCTTCAGCATCTGGCAAATAACCAACGCCAGCGCTATCCAGCACTACAATTGTAGCACGTTCTATTTTAGGAATCATAAACTTGTGTTTAAAGTATGTATTAATATACTGATGAAGGGTTGTTTAGGTAGTGCGGCAAAGATAAATAAAAAAGTCTGGAAAAGTAAAATAGCAATGATTAAAAAGTCTGCAATTGTGTTTTAACTATCGATTTTGTGCAAAGACTGTAGTTCGGGAGTAGTAAAAAAAGAATCCCCCAAACAAATAAATGCATGGGGGATGAAATATATAGGTTTTATTTAGACTAAATCTTGTATAAGCTTTCTCTTAGCTCTTTAATTTTATCGCTGGAAAAATAATCATCGTAATCCATTAATTTATCAATGATTCCATTTGGGGTTAATTCAATAACACGAGTAGCAATTGTTTGAATGAATGCGTGGTCATGAGACGACATTAACACGGTACCACCAAAGTTGATCAATGAATTATTGAACGATTGAATGGATTCCAAATCCAGGTGATTGGTTGGTGTATCCAAAACCAGTAGGTTGGCATTTTTCAACATCATACTTGAAATCATACAACGAACTCTCTCTCCTCCTGAAATAATATTTGCTTTTTTGTAAATATCTTCACCCGAAAAAAGCATTTTGCCAAGATATCCTCGAAGATAAATCTCACTTGTATCGCTTGAATATTGGGCTAACCAATCAATTAAAGTAACTGGTTCTTCAAAGAATTGATTATTGTCAAGGGGTAAATATGCCGGTGTAATAGTTACTCCCCATTCATAACTTCCAGAGTCGGCCTTTTCTATTCCGTTAATAATATCGAATAGGGCAGACATTGCGCGTGGATCTTTTGAAAGGAATATTACTTTTTCACCTTTTTCGATTGTGAATCCAACATCTTTAAATAAAACTTCTCCTTCTACGCTTTTGCTTAAGCCTGCACAAGAGAAAATTTTATCTCCAGCTTCACGTTCCTGCTGAAATATAATACCAGGATAACGACGGGTAGAGGCTTGAATATTTGAAATATCCAATTTTTCGATCATCTTTTTTCGGGAAGTTGTTTGCTTCGATTTGGCGACATTGGCACTGAATCGGGCAATGAATTCCTGAAGTTCTTTTTTCTTCTCTTCGGCCTTTTTATTTTGATTTGCCTGCTGACGGGCAGCTAACTGACTGGATTCGTACCAGAAGGTGTAGTTACCCGAAAACATTTGAACTTTTCCAAAATCGATATCAACAATATCAGTACATACCGAATCCAGGAAGTGACGGTCATGCGATACCACAATAACAGTATTTTCGAAGTTGGCCAAGTAGTTTTCCAGCCACATTACTGTTTCAAGGTCAAGATCATTGGTAGGCTCATCGAGAAGCAAGTTGTCCGGGTTTCCAAAAAGGGCCTGTGCCAAAAGCACACGAACTTTTTCCTTACCACTCAGTTCTTTCATTAGCTTGTAATGAAGAGCTTCTTTAATACCTAAACCGCTTAATAATTCGGCTGCTCCACTTTCAGCATTCCAACCATCCATTTCAGCAAATTGTTCTTCCAGTTCCGATGCCTTAATTCCATCAGCCTCCGAAAAATCAGGTTTTGCGTATACATCATTTTTCTCTTTCAATACAGCCCACAATTCTGCGTGGCCCATAATTACTGTATCTAAAACTGTAAACTCATCAAATTCATGGTGATTCTGCTTTAAAACTGCCATTCTCTCACCAGGTTCCATTATTATTGATCCTGTTGTTGAATCCAATTCGCCGGAAATGATTTTTATTAGAGTGGACTTGCCAGCACCATTTGCGCCAATAACTCCATAGCAGTTTCCAGGGGTGAATTTTATATTAACATCCTGGAAAAGAGGTTTTTTACCAAACTGAATAGATAAATTTGAAACTGAAATCATACACTTATTTCCTTTAATTATTAAGGGCGCAAAATTAGTGATTTTTATTTAAATCTGATCCTATTGAATGATTAAGTTTTGGTAATTTTTGAATATGGGAGATATGAACAAAAAAAAAAGTTTAATTTGAATTTAAATTTGTAGAAAGAACGGATGCAATTTCATTTGTATCTTCGCCCGCAGGAATGGTGAATCGGAAAGTCGTGCCAACATTTATTGTACTCTCGACCCAAATGTCACCTCTGTTTTGCTCTATAAATTGTTTGCAAAGCAGCAAGCCTAATCCATTTCCCTTTTCACCTTTGGTTCCTAATTGAGACTTCGAATTGTCAAATTGAAAAATATCGGATATCAGATCTTCGGATATTCCTATTCCACTATCTTTTATCCATATTTCAATTGAATCATCTTTTTGCTTCGCACCGATAACAATAATTCCTCCTGATGGCGTAAACTTCAAGGAGTTGTTAATCAAATTACGAATTACTGTATCCAGCATTTGGCGATCGGCAAATACAAATAGAGTCTCGTCGAGAAGTAATTGAAGATGTATGCTTTTTTGTTTTGCTACACTCGAATAAGTGTGAAGATTACTCTCTAGAAGAGGTTTTAATGAGAGAATAGCTGGTTTGTAAGGTAGCTTACCCGATTGATTTAATGACCAGGACAAAAGATTATCGGTTAGGCTCAATA contains:
- a CDS encoding sensor histidine kinase, which encodes MTRSKLILLFVGLFCTLTLFSQQNNIRFKRITINEGLSLSSVYCIFQDSKGFMWFGTEDGLNRYDGKNFTIYRSDPENSNSISNKWIEQVLEDRSGNLWFGSRGGLTQFNPVSEIFTQYRGIEPNNQLSNDTITHLYEDQNNRLWVGSLKGITCINTKQGTIEKHNYPKGLDSKINCFLADTKNFWIGTKLGLFHYDSEKKSFKEIELPKSDSKWNVTSLASADNYLWVGTSNGLLSISRDSLTENAQLFLNGLHIENLLPDRINSLWIVTNKALFKTDNSSKIFHKAVKSFEVTNSLSISTNKPILKSSNEEIWFGTFGSGIYRINPVSNQTSHDTNNSADPQSLSENSINCIYEDRNGIIWIGTFGAGISIYNPQSHKFELFKNNPLSENSLASNFVWSTWEDHNGDLWIGTNNKGISKYIVKRDSFVHYDVRKSVNDPYSAIRKVFEDRKNNIWIGTDGEGLFKLNPFTGNKTQYKHISNDSTSLCDNSVRVIFEDSEGIIWVGTRGGLNRYHDKTNKFTQYKHIDGDTKSLSHNFIYSSIYEDSKGLLWIGTYGGGVNIYDKKNNTFKSYQYYDNTKNGLSDNVVFSVYEDEDGIFWLGTNTKLNRFDSQTGLFSHFGIEEGLPNNVVYGVLPDAFGNLWLSTNNGIAKFSTQDYSVKNFTVDDGLQSKEFNGGAYHKGKSGKLYFGGVYGLNVIDPNLKFIEERSYNIVLTKLEIHGQEVLVDNSNAENFNNQIQYSKESDSYYLKKSIAYTDSIELEYDQRFFSIEFSSLSSYSSDKINYTYRLQGLEKKWVNSGNRNYVSYSNLSPGEYVLQVKAQNQDGQWNKHSKELFIEIFPPFYMTWWFVFIEIIMGTIITIFVYRFLLNAKTNRLLTQQNEKIKCQNLQLKELNATKDKFFRIISHDLKNPFTSLLSISEMIHENFDSVEDQEKRTGIRKVHESVKHIYTLLENLLTWSKSQTDKIDFKAEIFNLTDLVEQSICLYTASAEKKEIKIILLNSEKNIAFADQNMCSLIVRNLINNAIKFSEPKSQIEVDIQDKNEFLEVQIIDHGIGIASENLDKLFRIDLKFKSTGTAGEKGTGLGLLLCKEFAETNGGKIWVESTIGEGSIFYLHIPQSK
- a CDS encoding copper homeostasis protein CutC, coding for MKTSLLEICCYSVQSAIIAEQSGADRIELCAGVHEGGTTPSASCIKMAKELVRIPVHVIVRSRGADFCYSDIEFECMKLDIKYCKEVGVDGVVSGVLLSDGSIDVERTKELIDLAKPMNFTFHRAFDMVKDHFKALEELIEIGADRILTSGGEQTAVLGQDLLKDLVEKASGRIVIMPGSGISHENILSLKKHTGAEEFHCSAKSLVRGKMEYQNPKIAMGGEEKVPEFEFYEADSQKIRKIVSILKAEDL
- a CDS encoding transglutaminase-like domain-containing protein, producing MRKISILLLSLIFFWGCSDVHFIQDSAVRAKVSKRFEKRKEFASNRSNELFSVFQKNITTEEKEALQFLYAYMPLCDLADYNGDFFLQQVRSSFEARESFEWGNKIPDDLFRHFVLPYRVNNENLDSARWVFLKELKPRLKGMSMKEAVLEVNHWCHEKVNYAPTDIRTSGPLSIVRTSWGRCGEESTFTVTALRSVGIPARQVYTPRWAHSDDNHAWVEVWTDGKWSYLGACEPEPDLNMGWFTEPARRAMLVHTKVFGDFEGNYEVVKRSDNFTEINVVENYADVKKIYVQVVDQSGNSVGNAKVDFGLYNYAEFYPIASKKTDADGLTYLTTGLGDLLIWTSKDGEYAGRKISVKRTDTLRLGLGRGFYGDKITDLNMVPPVEKDPYSVDESKKKQNDIRLSYEDSIRVQYRTTFIDSITASSLAEKKSLDSEMIWKIFKKSQGNWKEIQKFIEATSAENGSFAVDLLNLIADKDLRDTRSEILLDHLNNTIEKYKLDDYNSKEVYLNCVLNPRISNEWVIAYRGYLQKAFQDQFTGERAERVEQIKQWILSEIQITEVENYYNLPITPKGVSELKISNAESRDVFFVAVCRSLGIPSRLEPAEKTPQYFDGKEWMNVYFEKQIVNQPITGFVMLNNTAKDFDPGYYMHFTIGKMIDGVYESLDYGWDFKLSDLPATLELEVGKYRLVTGKRGADGTVYTHLNHFEIKKDQTTKIDLVFRDPKVESKMLGHLDTKMIVANDKGEEVSLGSLEKQNAIVLMWLEPGKEPTRHLMEEFRDTKKRYQEWDGNIVVIQAEEIATENFSEAFFVNMPSNHELYKDKNNELITQAKKVLGITGKIEKPLILVLHSNGDIKFASRGYKIGIHEHLLKMLD
- a CDS encoding phosphopentomutase, translated to MIPKIERATIVVLDSAGVGYLPDAEEFGDVGSNTFGNIAKHCNGIHLPNMQKLGLGNLTDIMGVALNNNVNGAYGKAAEASKGKDTTTGHWEIAGVKLERAFPTYANGFSEKTIQLFEERTGRKVMANKPASGTAILDEYGEEQMKSGNWIIYTSADPVFQIAAHEEIIPLEELYRACEIALEICTELEPVARVIARPYLGSGKGNFARTTNRHDYSVLPPAPTVLDRLSANGLDVIGIGKTKDIFAGQGITDTRGTNKDNVDGINKTLIALKEDSKGLIFTNLVDFDMMFGHRRNPEGYKAALEEFDRYLPQIQANLKEDEILILTADHGCDPTYPGTDHTREYIPIMVFGKNIKQNVDLGTRTSFTDIAATIEELLLGNKVEGSFAEELYN
- a CDS encoding ABC-F family ATP-binding cassette domain-containing protein, yielding MISVSNLSIQFGKKPLFQDVNIKFTPGNCYGVIGANGAGKSTLIKIISGELDSTTGSIIMEPGERMAVLKQNHHEFDEFTVLDTVIMGHAELWAVLKEKNDVYAKPDFSEADGIKASELEEQFAEMDGWNAESGAAELLSGLGIKEALHYKLMKELSGKEKVRVLLAQALFGNPDNLLLDEPTNDLDLETVMWLENYLANFENTVIVVSHDRHFLDSVCTDIVDIDFGKVQMFSGNYTFWYESSQLAARQQANQNKKAEEKKKELQEFIARFSANVAKSKQTTSRKKMIEKLDISNIQASTRRYPGIIFQQEREAGDKIFSCAGLSKSVEGEVLFKDVGFTIEKGEKVIFLSKDPRAMSALFDIINGIEKADSGSYEWGVTITPAYLPLDNNQFFEEPVTLIDWLAQYSSDTSEIYLRGYLGKMLFSGEDIYKKANIISGGERVRCMISSMMLKNANLLVLDTPTNHLDLESIQSFNNSLINFGGTVLMSSHDHAFIQTIATRVIELTPNGIIDKLMDYDDYFSSDKIKELRESLYKI